In a genomic window of Deltaproteobacteria bacterium:
- the rplI gene encoding 50S ribosomal protein L9, with protein sequence MEIILKKNTPSLGKMGNVVRVADGHARNYLIPQGIGIEATAKNLKLLEKELKIWEKKAEKQKEEAQKLAQEIEKLSLNFAKKTGEEDRIFGSVTSIDIEARLKENNIQIDRKKIHLEEPIKTLGSFTVPVKLHTEVTANLRVLVVKE encoded by the coding sequence ATGGAAATTATATTAAAGAAAAACACTCCTTCCCTTGGTAAAATGGGAAATGTTGTCAGGGTTGCTGATGGTCATGCAAGAAATTATTTGATCCCGCAGGGAATTGGAATAGAGGCTACAGCAAAAAACCTTAAACTTCTTGAGAAAGAGCTAAAGATATGGGAAAAGAAGGCAGAGAAACAGAAGGAAGAGGCTCAAAAACTGGCACAGGAGATAGAAAAGCTTTCTTTAAACTTTGCCAAAAAAACCGGCGAGGAAGATAGGATTTTCGGCTCTGTTACATCAATAGATATTGAGGCGCGTCTTAAAGAAAATAATATTCAGATAGACCGCAAAAAGATTCATCTGGAAGAGCCTATTAAGACCCTTGGCAGTTTTACTGTCCCCGTAAAACTTCATACGGAAGTTACTGCAAATCTCAGGGTTTTGGTTGTAAAAGAATAA